The following coding sequences lie in one Cotesia glomerata isolate CgM1 linkage group LG5, MPM_Cglom_v2.3, whole genome shotgun sequence genomic window:
- the LOC123264533 gene encoding pre-mRNA-splicing factor ATP-dependent RNA helicase PRP16, whose amino-acid sequence MDSDLYELKGTDESNEVGGLIIMKKKPSEHAFKKPTLPPVIPDTKKEKRKYRAPAEETPTHTGGVDRAAKERLEQRIKKQRHDGHSRDREHKRHRDRSSERDRRERDRDRHYDRRSERRDSHRSSHRQDSIRFKDEPRTPQFRVKDSTSKCSWDEDDDEVIKKSSWDHPTPKHYSSQREHSVRSEFTPSYKYNSWNKDRKSSGATPKPEIEDSEYWEEEQKRLDREWYGTDDYESRQFSNIPEEYVKKKEMELQTKPQKRMSAQQKQTNKDDNKWALNRMVTAGVATLLTQDDLDEEAEARVHVLVHHVVPPFLDGRIVFTKQPEPVIPVKDPNSDMALAARKGSALVHHYREQNDRRKNQKRHVELGGTRLGNIMGVKDQRNEDREKPGQEVDYKSGQKYAKHMGPDSSSTKRRQEILNQRRSLPVFAVKGELLRVIRENNVVIIVGETGSGKTTQLTQYLYEEGYAKNGLIGCTQPRRVAAMSVAKRVSDEMDSNLGDKVGYAIRFEDCTSKDTVIKYMTDGILLRESLREKDLDKYSVIIMDEAHERSLSTDVLFGLLRDIVKERMDLKLIVTSATMDSTKFAEFFGSAPTYNIPGRTFPVEHMYAKNSVEDYVDAAVKQVLQIHLQPKSGDILVFMPGQEDIEVTCQVLKERLEEIESAPELLILPIYSQLPSDLQAKIFQKSQEVRKCVVATNIAETSLTVDGIVFVVDSGYCKLKVYNPKIGMDALQVYPVSKANADQRAGRAGRTGPGICYRLYTRKQYLDELLLTGVPEIQRTNLANTVLLLKSLGVENLLAFKFMDPPPEDNILNSLYQLWILKALNNTGELTALGRQMAEFPLDPPQCQMLIVASQLGCTSEILIIVSMLSVPSIFYRPKGREEDSDSAREKFQVPESDHLTFLNVYNQWKSNGYSSTWCTEHFIHAKAMRKVREVRLQLEEILKQQKLELVSCGTDWDVVRKCICSAYFQQAARLKGIGEYINLRTGMPCHLHPTSALFGMGFTPDYVVYHELVMTAREYMQCVTAVDGHWLAELGPMFFSVKETAGGGRAKMKQTLQRMNAMEEQMKQAELEMKAKAQEQLEREQASIRHQEISTPGRFEPGTPMSCRKPGSFGL is encoded by the exons ATGGATTCGGATTTATATGAATTAAAAGGAACCGATGAAAGTAACGAAGTTGGaggtttaataataatgaagaaaaaaccTTCCGAGCATGCTTTTAAAAAGCCTACGCTGCCGCCTGTAATTCCTGACACGAAGAAGGAAAAACGAAAGTACAGAGCACCTGCAGAGGAAACACCAACTCACACTGGAGGTGTTGACAGAGCCGCGAAGGAAAGACTTGAGCAGCGAATCAAGAAACAAAGACACGACGGGCATTCCAGGGACCGAGAACATAAAAGACATCGGGACCGAAGTAGTGAAAGAGATCGGAGAGAGAGAGATCGGGATCGCCATTATGACAGGAGGAGCGAGAGGCGAGACAGTCATCGCAGTAGTCATCGCCAGGATTCCATTAGGTTTAAAGATGAACCAAGAACGCCTCAATTTAGGGTTAAg gattcAACTTCAAAGTGTTCCTGGGATGAAGACGACGAcgaagtgataaaaaaatcaagctGGGACCATCCAACACCGAAACACTACAGCTCGCAGCGAGAGCACAGTGTTAGAAGTGAATTCACACCTTCATACAAGTACAACTCTTGGAACAAAGACCGTAAGTCCTCAGGAGCGACTCCTAAGCCAGAAATTGAAGACTCTGAGTACTGGGAGGAGGAACAGAAGCGGCTGGACCGAGAATGGTACGGTACAGACGACTACGAGAGCCGACAGTTCTCGAACATTCCCGAGGAGTACGTCAAGAAGAAGGAAATGGAGCTGCAGACGAAGCCTCAGAAGAGAATGTCTGCCCAGCAGAAGCAGACCAACAAAGACGACAACAAGTGGGCTCTCAACCGGATGGTTACTGCTGGAGTCGCCACATTGCTGACCCAGGACGACCTCGACGAAGAAGCGGAGGCCAGGGTTCATGTGTTGGTCCATCACGTCGTTCCTCCGTTCCTCGATGGAAGAATCGTCTTCACCAAGCAACCCGAGCCGGTGATTCCCGTCAAAGATCCCAACAGTGACATGGCTCTCGCTGCCAGGAAGGGCTCGGCTCTTGTTCATCATTATCGAGAGCAGAATGACAGACGGAAGAACCAGAAGCGACACGTTGAACTCGGTGGTACAAGACTAGGGAACATTATGGGAGTCAAGGACCAGCGGAATGAGGACCGAGAGAAGCCTGGTCAAGAAGTTGATTACAagtccggtcaaaagtacGCCAAACACATGGGCCCAGACTCCTCCAGCACCAAAAGGCGCCAGGAGATTTTAAATCAACGCAGGAGCCTTCCGGTGTTTGCTGTCAAGGGGGAACTGCTGAGGGTCATCAGAGAGAACAACGTGGTGATTATTGTCGGAGAAACTGGAAGTGGAAAGACCACTCAGTTGACTCAGTACTTGTACGAAGAGGGCTACGCCAAGAACGGGTTAATCGGATGTACTCAG CCGCGTCGTGTGGCCGCAATGTCAGTCGCCAAGAGAGTCTCCGACGAGATGGATTCCAACCTGGGTGACAAAGTCGGGTACGCCATCCGATTTGAAGACTGCACTTCTAAAGACACTGTCATCAAGTACATGACTGATGGTATTCTCCTGAGAGAAAGCTTGAGGGAAAAAGACCTTGACAAGTACAGCGTGATCATCATGGACGAAGCCCACGAGCGTTCTCTCTCTACAGACGTTCTTTTTGGGTTGTTGAGAGACATCGTTAAAGAAAGAATGGACTTGAAGTTGATAGTTACTTCAGCTACCATGGACTCGACGAAATTCGCGGAATTTTTTGGAAGCGCGCCGACCTACAACATTCCCGGAAGAACTTTCCCTGTGGAGCACATGTACGCCAAGAATTCTGTGGAAGATTATGTTGACGCTGCGGTCAAGCAGGTTCTGCAAATCCACTTGCAGCCGAAGAGCGGGGACATCCTGGTGTTTATGCCGGGTCAGGAAGACATCGAGGTCACTTGTCAAGTCCTCAAAGAAAGGCTGGAGGAGATTGAGTCTGCTCCAGAGCTGTTGATTCTCCCGATTTACTCCCAACTTCCTTCGGACTTGCaggctaaaatttttcagaagtcCCAGGAGGTGAGAAAATGCGTCGTCGCGACCAACATCGCCGAGACTTCACTGACCGTCGACGGAATAGTCTTTGTAGTTGATTCCGGGTATTGTAAGCTGAAAGTTTACAACCCGAAAATAGGAATGGACGCACTGCAGGTCTACCCAGTCTCCAAGGCGAATGCCGACCAGCGGGCTGGTCGTGCTGGAAGAACTGGTCCGGGAATTTGTTACAGGTTGTACACGAGAAAGCAGTACCTGGACGAACTGCTGCTTACAGGAGTTCCTGAGATCCAGAGGACGAACCTGGCCAACACCGTTCTACTGCTCAAGTCTCTGGGAGTTGAAAATTTACTCGCGTTTAAATTTATGGACCCTCCACCAGAGGACAATATTCTTAACTCGCTGTACCAGCTGTGGATTTTAAAAGCCTTGAACAACACAG GTGAGCTTACTGCTCTCGGTCGTCAGATGGCTGAGTTCCCGCTGGACCCTCCTCAGTGTCAAATGTTGATCGTCGCGTCTCAGCTCGGCTGTACTTCGGAGATCCTGATAATTGTCTCGATGCTCTCCGTCCCTTCGATATTTTACCGACCTAAGGGCCGAGAAGAAGACTCGGATTCTGCGCGAGAAAAGTTCCAAGTTCCGGAGTCCGACCACCTGACCTTCCTCAATGTATATAACCAGTGGAAGTCCAACGGGTACTCAAGCACTTGGTGCACGGAGCACTTCATCCACGCAAAGGCCATGAGAAAAGTCCGGGAAGTTCGATTGCAGTTGGAAGAAATCCTGAAGCAGCAGAAGTTGGAGCTGGTCAGCTGCGGAACTGATTGGGATGTTGTACGCAAGTGTATTTGCTCGGCGTACTTCCAACAAGCGGCAAGACTCAAAGGGATCGGGGAGTACATCAATCTCAGAACTGGAATGCCTTGTCACTTGCATCCTACCTCGGCGCTTTTTGGAATGGGCTTCACTCCGGACTACGTCGTGTATCATGAGCTGGTGATGACTGCTCGCGAGTACATGCAGTGTGTCACTGCTGTTGACGGACACTGGCTCGCTGAACTTGGCCCGATGTTCTTCAGTGTTAAAGAAACTGCTGGAGGTGGTCGGGCCAAGATGAAGCAGACTCTCCAGCGCATGAATGCGATGGAAGAACAGATGAAGCAGGCCGAGCTGGAGATGAAGGCCAAGGCCCAGGAGCAGCTCGAGAGGGAGCAAGCTTCCATCCGGCACCAGGAGATTTCCACGCCAGGGAGATTCGAGCCCGGGACTCCGATGTCCTGTCGGAAGCCAGGAAGCTTTggcttgtaa
- the LOC123265241 gene encoding notchless protein homolog 1 → MNKRKSEEMEESDGTVHTVLARFKSEKGEILPETFNLPGGTTAKQLEGICNSLLQQEEPVPISFFINDVEVVGSLQENLKGNDCEQVIDIVYQPQAVFKVRAVTRCTGSIEGHKEAVISVAFSPNGESLASGSGDTTVRFWDIHTQTPLYTCEGHKHWVLCISWSPCGSKLASACKNGVIMLWDPETGKQIGKMMKGHKQWVTALSWEPYHRNPDCRYLVSASKDSDLRIWDTKLGQTTRVLAGHTRSVTCVRWGGRGLIYSGSQDRSIRVWRAEDGVLCRVLDGHAHWVNTLALNVDYALRTGHFEIVKSPNSPEDLQERALKRYQALGDEKLVSGSDDFTLYLWNPEKDKKPIARMTGHRQLVNDVKFSPDGRLIASASFDKSIKLWEAVTGKFIKNLHGHIQAVFSIAWSADSRLLVSGSSDSTLKVWDVKAQSLAQDLPGHADQVYAVDWSPDAMRVASGGKDKVLRLWQN, encoded by the exons atgaataaaagaaaATCCGAAGAAATGGAAGAAAGTGACGGAACAGTCCACACAGTATTGGCAAGGTTCAAGTCTGAAAAAGGTGAAATTCTCCCAGAGACCTTTAATTTACCAGGAGGAACAACCGCCAAGCAGTTGGAGGGAATCTGCAATAGTTTACTCCAACAAGAGGAGCCGGTTccaatttcatttttcataaacGACGTAGAAGTCGTCGGTAGTCTTCAGGAAAATTTAAAGGGCAATGATTGCGAACAagttattgatattgtttatcaACCACAAGCTGTTTTCAAAGTGCGCGCTGTTACTCGATGCACCGGATCCATCGaag gACATAAAGAAGCAGTAATATCCGTGGCATTTTCTCCAAACGGAGAGAGTTTAGCCAGTGGGTCTGGTGACACCACCGTCAGATTCTGGGACATTCACACCCAGACTCCCTTGTACACTTGCGAAGGTCACAAGCACTGGGTTCTCTGCATATCGTGGTCCCCTTGCGGCAGCAAACTCGCCTCAGCTTGTAAAAACGGAGTGATAATGCTGTGGGATCCAGAAACTGGAAAGCAGATTGGTAAAATGATGAAGGGGCACAAACAGTGGGTCACAGCCTTGTCTTGGGAACCTTACCACCGTAATCCGGATTGCAGGTACTTGGTGAGCGCTTCTAAGGACAGCGATCTCAGGATTTGGGACACTAAGCTCGGACAGACGACTCGAGTGTTGGCTGGACACACCAGGAGTGTCACCTGCGTCCGCTGGGGCGGTCGTGGCTTGATTTACTCCGGGTCGCAGGATAGGTCTATCAGAGTTTGGAGAGCTGAGGAT GGTGTTCTTTGCAGAGTTTTGGATGGACATGCTCACTGGGTCAATACCTTGGCACTAAATGTCGACTATGCTCTAAGGACTGGACATTTTGAGATAGTTAAAAGCCCTAATTCCCCTGAGGATCTTCAAGAGCGAGCTCTGAAACGCTATCAAGCTTTGGGGGACGAAAAATTGGTATCTGGATCCGATGATTTTACGCTTTATCTTTGGAACCCGGAGAAAGATAAAAAACctattg CGAGAATGACAGGCCACCGTCAGTTAGTAAACGACGTTAAATTTTCCCCGGATGGCCGGCTAATTGCATCAGCCTCGTTTGATAAATCGATAAAATTGTGGGAAGCAGTTACAggaaagtttattaaaaatttgcacGGTCACATTCAGGCTGTTTTCTCAATCGCTTGGAGTGCTGACTCTCGGCTACTGGTAAGTGGTAGTTCTGATTCCACGCTCAAGGTCTGGGACGTCAAGGCTCAATCTTTGGCTCAGGACTTGCCAGGACACGCTGATCAAGTTTATGCTGTTGATTGGTCTCCTGACGCTATGAGAGTTGCCTCTGGAGGCAAAGACAAAGTTCTCAGACTCTGGcagaattga
- the LOC123265245 gene encoding uncharacterized protein LOC123265245 isoform X1, with amino-acid sequence MHFWINKPAGRSRAIGGGCRRYHAATAAISASSLQSSVPLLKTHCGRSSSRRTGNSSMVSPNRLHGNWTNTRSCEGTLNRSAVGVLYQPRNRENSNSVHESTRHHGHQAHGIANNVTNNTHVRRVLPNDPAINRGIIEISEISSAELAGYRLRCGVWITFILATGFVSIAKFYFNHRADKGLDVLIFCGLLVALMISGCFYTTLFRRNRNDHHYHVPEISIATVATEAANEANHQQPGGDNNSLPMNSLATQHPASQHQHPVDQHQQQLISSSMLFPSTPSLPSPSPPPYHIAILIPPNSQYDEAPPPSYEKATR; translated from the exons ATGCATTTTTGGATCAATAAACCAGCGGGCAGGTCCCGCGCGATTGGTGGTGGGTGCAGAAGATATCACGCTGCAACAGCAGCTATTTCTGCATCTTCTTTGCAATCTTCGGTACCATTATTGAAGACGCATTGtg GTAGGAGCAGTTCTCGAAGAACCGGAAATAGTTCGATGGTGTCACCGAATCGATTGCATGGTAATTGGACAAACACCAGGAGCTGTGAAGGGACATTGAACCGCAGTGCTGTTGGTGTTCTTTACCAACCGAGAAACCGTGAAAACAGCAACAGTGTCCACGAGTCAACGCGTCACCATGGACACCAGGCTCACGGGATCGCcaa caaTGTAACGAATAACACACATGTCCGACGAGTCCTACCGAATGACCCAGCAATAAATCGAGGAATAATCGAGATATCCGAGATAAGCAGCGCTGAACTGGCTGGGTACCGACTGCGTTGCGGAGTTTGGATAACATTTATCTTAGCGACTGGATTTGTTTCCATcgctaaattttatttcaaccaCCGG gCGGACAAGGGTTTAGATGTTCTGATATTCTGCGGGCTGTTGGTGGCTCTGATGATCTCCGGTTGCTTTTACACGACTCTGTTCCGCCGCAACCGGAACGACCACCACTACCACGTGCCTGAAATCTCCATTGCAACAGTGGCTACGGAGGCCGCTAATGAAGCTAATCATCAGCAGCCAGGCGGTGATAATAACTCTTTACCGATGAACTCGCTGGCGACTCAGCATCCTGCGAGTCAGCATCAGCATCCAGTGGATCAACACCAGcaacaattaatttcttcttcaaTGCTATTCCCCTCGACTCCATCGTTACCTTCACCTTCGCCTCCACCTTATCACATTGCTATTCTGATACCTCCGAATTCGCAATACGACGAAGCGCCTCCGCCGTCTTATGAAAAGGCTACAAGATAA
- the LOC123265245 gene encoding uncharacterized protein LOC123265245 isoform X2 — protein MVSPNRLHGNWTNTRSCEGTLNRSAVGVLYQPRNRENSNSVHESTRHHGHQAHGIANNVTNNTHVRRVLPNDPAINRGIIEISEISSAELAGYRLRCGVWITFILATGFVSIAKFYFNHRADKGLDVLIFCGLLVALMISGCFYTTLFRRNRNDHHYHVPEISIATVATEAANEANHQQPGGDNNSLPMNSLATQHPASQHQHPVDQHQQQLISSSMLFPSTPSLPSPSPPPYHIAILIPPNSQYDEAPPPSYEKATR, from the exons ATGGTGTCACCGAATCGATTGCATGGTAATTGGACAAACACCAGGAGCTGTGAAGGGACATTGAACCGCAGTGCTGTTGGTGTTCTTTACCAACCGAGAAACCGTGAAAACAGCAACAGTGTCCACGAGTCAACGCGTCACCATGGACACCAGGCTCACGGGATCGCcaa caaTGTAACGAATAACACACATGTCCGACGAGTCCTACCGAATGACCCAGCAATAAATCGAGGAATAATCGAGATATCCGAGATAAGCAGCGCTGAACTGGCTGGGTACCGACTGCGTTGCGGAGTTTGGATAACATTTATCTTAGCGACTGGATTTGTTTCCATcgctaaattttatttcaaccaCCGG gCGGACAAGGGTTTAGATGTTCTGATATTCTGCGGGCTGTTGGTGGCTCTGATGATCTCCGGTTGCTTTTACACGACTCTGTTCCGCCGCAACCGGAACGACCACCACTACCACGTGCCTGAAATCTCCATTGCAACAGTGGCTACGGAGGCCGCTAATGAAGCTAATCATCAGCAGCCAGGCGGTGATAATAACTCTTTACCGATGAACTCGCTGGCGACTCAGCATCCTGCGAGTCAGCATCAGCATCCAGTGGATCAACACCAGcaacaattaatttcttcttcaaTGCTATTCCCCTCGACTCCATCGTTACCTTCACCTTCGCCTCCACCTTATCACATTGCTATTCTGATACCTCCGAATTCGCAATACGACGAAGCGCCTCCGCCGTCTTATGAAAAGGCTACAAGATAA
- the LOC123265237 gene encoding protein HID1, with protein sequence MGNVDTKLNFRKAVVQLTSKTQVIDVGDDDFWDQFWSENVSNVQDVFTLIPATEIRTLREESPSNLATLCYKAVEKLVKAVDSSCRTQRDQTTVLNCCRLLTRLLPYIFEDPDWKGFFWSSLPGKEPEEESIPLAHSLLNAINDLLFCPDFTVVSGRKSGPEKAEDLASIDSCEYIWEAGVGFAHSPPRYPHLDSNRTELLKLLLTCFSETMYNPPNDSAFVPNKWIQYLTSTENHHALPMFTSLLNTVCAYNPVGLGVPYNHLLFTDSLEPLVDVSLQILIVTLDHDVSGGAAACEDPSMAADNLFINYLSRIHRDEDFQFVLKGITRLLNNPLMQTYLPNSTKKVHFHQELLVFFWKMCDYNKKFLYFVLKSSDVLEVLVPILYHLNDSRADQSRVGLMHIGVFILLLLSGERNFGVRLNKPYTATVPMDIPVFTGTHADLLVTVFHKIITTGHQRLQPLFDCLLTILVNVSPYLKTLSMVASTKLLHLLEAFSTPWFLFSAPTNHHLVFFLLEIFNNIIQYQFDGNSNLVYTIIRKRQVFHALANLPSDCSTIAKSLSKKQRKQIPSTSTSTDNVSEIVMEGSHPAQPAEPGTLNATLLETPGIEKMTEKESAHPLSPAISDVDVSKAANGKDQVSSPNQSKKSIVQRGSIRVSEERTSTSNQWVPSADWVYQWKTKLPLQTIMRLLQVLVPQVEKICIDKGLTDESEILKFLQHGTLVGLLPVPHPILIRRYQANAGTTAWFRTYMWGVIYLRNVEPPIWYDTDVKLFEIQRV encoded by the exons ATGGGAAATGTTGACACCAAACTCAATTTTCGTAAAGCTGTTGTGCAGCTGACATCTAAAACACaa gtAATTGATGTCGGCGACGATGACTTCTGGGACCAATTTTGGTCAGAAAACGTCTCAAATGTCCAGGACGTGTTTACATTAATACCCGCAACAGAAATACGTACTTTACGTGAAGAATCTCCCTCAAATTTAGCAACACTATGTTACAAAGCAGtggaaaaattagtaaaagcgGTAGATTCAAGCTGCCGAACTCAGCGGGACCAAACGACGGTGTTAAACTGCTGCCGATTGTTAACAAGACTGCTACCATACATCTTCGAGGACCCAGACTGGAAAGGATTCTTCTGGTCAAGTCTCCCTGGAAAGGAGCCAGAGGAGGAGAGTATACCTCTGGCACACTCGCTGCTGAACGCGATCAACGACCTGCTGTTCTGCCCGGACTTCACAGTGGTCTCGGGCCGCAAGTCAGGTCCAGAGAAAGCCGAAGACCTGGCGTCTATAGACAGCTGCGAGTACATCTGGGAGGCGGGTGTCGGGTTCGCGCACTCGCCACCGAGGTACCCTCACTTGGACTCCAACAGAACGGAGCTGCTGAAGCTGCTGCTGACTTGCTTCAGCGAGACCATGTACAACCCGCCGAACGACTCGGCTTTTGTTCCGAACAAGTGGATCCAGTATCTGACCAGTACTGAGAACCACCACGCGCTGCCCATGTTCACTTCCCTCTTGAACACAGTCTGCGCTTACAACCCCGTGGGACTCGGGGTTCCTTATAATCACTTGCTGTTTACAGACTCTCTGGAACCACTTGTTGATGTTTCCTTGCAAATATTAATTGTCACGCTGGACCACGATGTCAGTGGCGGAGCTGCTGCTTGCGAGGATCCGTCAATGGCTGCTGataatttattcatcaatTATCTCAGTCGTATTCATCGCGATGAAG ATTTTCAATTTGTACTGAAAGGCATCACAAGATTGTTGAACAATCCTTTAATGCAAACATACTTGCCTAACTCAACAAAGAAAGTACATTTTCATCAGGAacttttggtatttttttggaaaatgtgtgattataataaaaaatttttatactttgtaCTTAAAAGTTCAGATGTACTCGAAGTTTTGGTGCCTATTTTATATCACCTCAATGACTCGAGAGCTGATCAGT CTCGAGTTGGTCTAATGCATATCGgagtatttattttactccTACTGAGTGGAGAaaggaatttcggagtaagATTGAACAAACCATACACGGCAACAGTGCCAATGGACATTCCAGTGTTCACCGGAACGCACGCGGACCTGCTGGTGACCGTATTCcacaaaataataacaacaggTCACCAAAGACTCCAGCCACTGTTCGACTGCTTGCTGACAATTCTGGTGAACGTATCGCCGTACTTAAAAACTCTCTCGATGGTAGCAAGCACCAAGCTCCTGCACTTACTGGAAGCATTCAGCACTCCCTGGTTCTTGTTCTCGGCACCGACGAACCACCACCTTGTATTTTTCCTCCTGGAAATCTTCAACAACATCATACAGTACCAGTTCGACGGGAACAGCAATCTCGTGTACACAATTATCCGCAAGCGACAAGTGTTCCATGCTCTGGCGAATCTCCCAAGCGACTGCAGCACCATCGCCAAGTCGCTGAGCAAGAAGCAGCGCAAGCAAATCCCCTCGACCAGCACCTCCACGGACAATGTCAGTGAAATTGTCATGGAAGGCTCTCATCCAGCGCAGCCTGCTGAACCTGGAACTCTCAACGCAACGCTGCTCGAGACTCCGGGGATCGAGAAGATGACTGAAAAGGAGTCCGCTCATCCTCTCAGCCCCGCTATTTCTGACGTCGATGTCAGCAAAGCAGCCAATGGAAAAGATCAAGTTTCTTCTCCTAATCAATCCAAGAAGTCTATAGTCcaa AGAGGAAGTATCAGAGTAAGCGAAGAAAGAACGAGCACATCTAATCAATGGGTCCCTTCTGCGGATTGGGTGTATCAGTGGAAAACAAAACTTCCTCTTCAGACAATCATGCGGCTGTTGCAAGTACTAGTACCCCaggttgaaaaaatttgtattgacaa GGGCCTGACGGATGAAAGTGAAATCCTGAAGTTCTTGCAACACGGCACTCTAGTCGGACTGCTGCCAGTCCCACACCCGATTTTAATCCGCAGGTATCAAGCTAACGCAGGTACCACCGCGTGGTTCCGTACTTACATGTGGGGAGTAATTTACCTGAGAAATGTCGAGCCGCCTATTTGGTACGACACCGACGTGAAGCTCTTCGAAATCCAACGggtctaa
- the LOC123265248 gene encoding acyl carrier protein, mitochondrial isoform X2 yields the protein MASLTGVRILTHNISSGVKKFSFLNGRRFGAVANLARTQRFHLQANGCKFVAPVCSQIRSYTEGPGMKKKTPINEIEQRVIKICRDYDKITADKLTLDSHFMNDLGLDSLDHVEVIMAIEDEFGFEIPDMDAEKLMKPGDIVRYVADREDIYE from the exons ATGGCATCGTTGACGGGCGTCAGAATTCTCACTCACAATATCAGCTCgggtgttaaaaaattttcattcctCAACGGAAGGAGATTCGGAGCTGTTGCCAATTTAGCACGAACACAGAGGTTCCATTTACAAGCAAATGGTTGTAAGTTTGTTGCACCAGTCTGTTCTCAG atccgGAGCTACACAGAGGGGCCAGGGATGAAGAAAAAAACCCCAATAAATGAAATCGAACAGCGCGTAATAAAAATCTGCAGAGACTACGACAAAATAACAGCTGATAAG CTGACTCTGGACTCGCATTTTATGAACGACCTGGGCCTTGACTCCCTGGACCACGTGGAGGTGATTATGGCCATTGAGGATGAGTTTGGCTTCGAGATCCCGGACATGGATGCCGAGAAACTGATGAAGCCCGGTGATATTGTACGCTACGTCGCAGACAGAGAAGACATCTACGAATAG
- the LOC123265248 gene encoding acyl carrier protein, mitochondrial isoform X1 translates to MASLTGVRILTHNISSGVKKFSFLNGRRFGAVANLARTQRFHLQANGCKFVAPVCSQGPRVEQARWYSGRPPLTLNVIRERVLLVLKLYDKVDPSKLTLDSHFMNDLGLDSLDHVEVIMAIEDEFGFEIPDMDAEKLMKPGDIVRYVADREDIYE, encoded by the exons ATGGCATCGTTGACGGGCGTCAGAATTCTCACTCACAATATCAGCTCgggtgttaaaaaattttcattcctCAACGGAAGGAGATTCGGAGCTGTTGCCAATTTAGCACGAACACAGAGGTTCCATTTACAAGCAAATGGTTGTAAGTTTGTTGCACCAGTCTGTTCTCAG GGGCCACGAGTCGAGCAGGCACGATGGTACAGCGGTAGACCACCCTTGACACTCAATGTCATTCGTGAAAGAGTACTCTTGGTCCTCAAACTTTATGACAAAGTTGACCCATCCAAG CTGACTCTGGACTCGCATTTTATGAACGACCTGGGCCTTGACTCCCTGGACCACGTGGAGGTGATTATGGCCATTGAGGATGAGTTTGGCTTCGAGATCCCGGACATGGATGCCGAGAAACTGATGAAGCCCGGTGATATTGTACGCTACGTCGCAGACAGAGAAGACATCTACGAATAG